A single genomic interval of Flavihumibacter rivuli harbors:
- a CDS encoding TonB-dependent receptor: MRPRLIALGALLVAPCVLSAQTITVNGRVTDERGEPVVGATVTAKTQKTATITGNNGQFSLPLDIAQGRTITISAVGYREFDQIVNPENPLLVIQLERFNNQLNEVTVVGTRANRTNLKTAVPVDVIDFRNAARILPQYDLNQALTYMAPSFQSNRQSASDGTEHIDPATLRGLGPDQVLVLINGKRRHTTSLLNYQGTVGNGSVGTDLNAIPAAAIERIEVLRDGAAAQYGSDAIAGVINVVLKKNANWTSVNATGGITSQGDGGTGQFNLNQGFSLGKKGGYLNLTGDFLYREQTNRSQNHNLVIYDQSALGNFFAYDFTENPDQARAYDDSVIAARGLSRDDFNFRVGDAGIKNGSLFYNMGLPFGKNSQHQFYSFAGFSYRRGNGNGFRRLPSEYSNVVLDLYPNGFQPGTQSDIWDRSIAVGVKLQLPSNWVLDLSNTFGNNRFDYTVLNTNNATLRDKSPRVFDAGGHAFTQNTINADLKRFFPTVAAGLNLAFGAEYRIDSYKIMEGEEASWRNYAYSSDGSTIIDPSLLDFAGGSQSFVGFSPRDAVKESRNNFSLYADAELDVTKKFLVAGAARFEQYSDFGSTLNGKLALRYQLSDAFALRGAVSTGFRAPSLHQQFFSYQSTDILPSGQLGQAGFFPVNSEVAKGLGIPELKEETSVNASAGFTWSPVSNFRVTVDGYLINIKDRISLTGSFGFDAFGSPVEEIQDLLEPYGVSSARFFVNAANTKTKGVDVVMTYNLKAGKSNFDFTLAGNYNENKVDAIVNVPDALKGSEDIYFGPVERSIIETYSPRTKGTFSVGHRIGKFTNMVRFTYFGKVTRNGYPFGELQEHSGKMVTDLSISYAINKHLAATIGSNNLFNVYPDKQVYANSYFGVFKYAPVQMGVTGAYYFARLSLTL, from the coding sequence ATGCGACCAAGATTAATTGCCCTGGGGGCCTTGCTGGTAGCGCCTTGCGTGTTATCGGCACAGACCATCACCGTCAATGGCAGGGTGACAGATGAACGTGGTGAGCCGGTAGTAGGCGCCACCGTAACCGCCAAAACACAGAAGACTGCAACCATCACCGGTAACAATGGCCAGTTCAGCCTGCCCCTGGACATAGCACAGGGAAGGACCATTACCATTTCGGCTGTGGGTTACCGGGAGTTCGACCAGATTGTGAACCCGGAGAACCCCTTGCTGGTGATCCAGCTGGAGCGATTCAATAACCAGCTCAATGAAGTAACGGTGGTGGGTACCCGCGCGAACCGTACCAACCTCAAGACCGCCGTTCCGGTGGATGTGATCGACTTCAGGAATGCAGCCCGCATCCTTCCCCAATATGACCTGAACCAGGCCCTGACCTATATGGCGCCTTCTTTCCAGAGTAACCGCCAGTCGGCCTCCGATGGTACCGAACATATTGACCCAGCTACCCTGCGCGGACTCGGTCCCGACCAGGTGCTGGTGCTGATCAACGGTAAGCGCAGGCATACGACCTCCCTGCTCAACTACCAGGGAACAGTAGGAAATGGTAGTGTAGGTACCGACCTGAATGCCATTCCGGCGGCGGCCATTGAACGCATCGAAGTGTTGCGTGATGGTGCGGCGGCCCAGTATGGCTCCGATGCCATTGCCGGTGTGATCAACGTGGTGTTGAAGAAGAATGCCAACTGGACCAGCGTGAATGCGACCGGTGGTATCACTTCCCAGGGGGATGGCGGTACAGGACAGTTCAACCTGAACCAGGGATTCTCACTGGGTAAGAAGGGTGGTTACCTTAACCTGACCGGTGATTTCCTTTACCGTGAACAGACCAACCGTAGCCAGAACCATAACCTGGTGATCTATGACCAGAGTGCACTGGGCAATTTCTTTGCCTACGATTTTACCGAAAACCCCGACCAGGCAAGGGCCTATGATGATAGCGTGATCGCTGCACGTGGACTGAGCCGTGATGATTTCAACTTCCGTGTGGGTGATGCCGGCATCAAGAACGGTAGCCTGTTCTACAACATGGGACTTCCCTTTGGTAAGAACAGCCAGCACCAGTTCTACTCCTTTGCCGGTTTCAGCTACAGGAGGGGTAATGGTAACGGTTTCCGCCGCCTGCCCAGTGAATACAGCAATGTGGTGCTTGACCTCTACCCCAATGGCTTCCAGCCCGGTACCCAGTCTGATATCTGGGACCGTTCCATTGCAGTAGGTGTGAAGCTGCAGCTGCCCAGCAACTGGGTACTCGACCTTAGCAATACCTTTGGTAATAACCGTTTCGATTATACCGTTCTCAATACCAACAACGCTACCCTTCGCGACAAGAGCCCAAGAGTGTTCGATGCGGGTGGACATGCTTTCACCCAGAATACCATCAATGCTGACCTGAAGCGTTTCTTCCCTACCGTAGCAGCCGGGCTTAACCTGGCATTTGGTGCGGAGTACCGGATTGACAGCTATAAGATCATGGAGGGCGAAGAAGCTTCCTGGCGCAACTATGCCTATAGCTCTGATGGATCCACCATCATCGATCCTTCCCTGCTTGATTTTGCAGGCGGTTCCCAATCCTTTGTGGGTTTCTCCCCCAGGGATGCGGTAAAGGAAAGCCGTAACAACTTCTCCCTTTATGCAGATGCGGAACTGGATGTGACCAAAAAATTCCTGGTAGCCGGTGCTGCCCGTTTTGAGCAGTACAGCGATTTTGGTTCCACCCTCAATGGTAAACTGGCCCTGCGTTACCAGCTGTCAGACGCTTTTGCGCTGCGTGGTGCGGTGAGCACAGGCTTCCGTGCACCGAGCCTGCACCAGCAATTCTTCAGCTACCAGAGTACCGATATCCTGCCCAGCGGTCAGTTGGGACAGGCAGGTTTCTTCCCTGTAAATAGTGAAGTGGCCAAAGGCCTGGGTATCCCTGAGTTGAAAGAAGAAACTTCTGTCAATGCGAGTGCCGGATTCACCTGGTCACCTGTTTCCAATTTCCGCGTTACCGTTGATGGTTACCTGATCAATATCAAGGATCGTATATCCCTGACCGGTAGCTTTGGCTTCGATGCCTTCGGTAGCCCGGTGGAAGAGATCCAGGACCTGCTGGAGCCTTATGGCGTATCCTCTGCGCGTTTCTTCGTGAATGCAGCCAATACCAAGACCAAGGGTGTTGATGTGGTGATGACCTATAACCTCAAGGCGGGCAAGAGCAACTTCGATTTCACCCTGGCCGGTAACTACAACGAGAACAAGGTGGATGCCATCGTGAATGTGCCTGATGCACTGAAGGGTAGCGAGGATATCTACTTCGGACCTGTAGAGCGTTCTATCATCGAAACCTATAGCCCGCGGACCAAGGGTACCTTTAGTGTTGGTCACCGTATCGGTAAGTTTACCAATATGGTACGCTTTACCTACTTCGGCAAGGTTACCCGTAATGGTTATCCATTCGGGGAACTGCAGGAGCATAGCGGCAAAATGGTAACGGATCTCTCCATTTCCTATGCCATCAATAAGCATTTGGCTGCTACGATCGGTTCCAATAACCTGTTCAATGTGTATCCGGATAAGCAGGTTTATGCCAACAGCTATTTCGGGGTGTTCAAGTATGCGCCTGTGCAAATGGGCGTGACCGGAGCTTATTATTTCGCGAGGCTTAGCCTGACGCTGTAA
- a CDS encoding aldose 1-epimerase family protein: MIVLQNEVLTAGIHPLGAELQLLVHRSSGANFMWSGDNKFWGKFSPVLFPIVGSLKDNTYHYNGKEYSLPRHGFAREKTFHAHKSSEKEAVFTLEADSSSHAVFPFDFRLELHYRLEGSKLSCTYQVFNTGNHPMYFSIGAHPAFAVPLLDDRSGATYGDHYLQFNRSTSLERWKLKDGLISDQKEMVELKEGRLGLSKELFKEDALVLKGIPDNQIILGSKKHAHQLVFEWEDFPFFGIWAAPDAPFVCLEPWCGIADSVHHNQQLTEKEGINELAPGSLFSRTWAVSISF, translated from the coding sequence ATGATCGTTCTGCAAAATGAAGTGCTGACGGCAGGCATCCATCCCCTGGGAGCGGAACTGCAATTATTGGTGCACCGGTCTTCGGGTGCCAATTTTATGTGGAGTGGTGATAATAAATTCTGGGGTAAGTTCTCCCCGGTCCTGTTCCCCATTGTAGGCTCACTGAAAGACAACACCTATCACTATAACGGGAAAGAATATTCTCTACCCAGGCATGGCTTCGCCAGGGAGAAGACTTTCCATGCGCATAAATCAAGTGAAAAAGAAGCGGTCTTTACGCTGGAAGCCGATAGCAGCAGCCATGCGGTATTCCCCTTCGATTTCAGGCTGGAACTGCATTACCGGCTGGAAGGAAGCAAGCTATCCTGTACCTACCAGGTATTCAACACAGGTAACCATCCGATGTATTTCTCCATTGGGGCGCATCCTGCCTTTGCCGTGCCGCTATTGGATGACCGATCCGGTGCGACTTACGGAGACCATTACCTGCAATTCAACCGATCCACTTCCCTGGAAAGATGGAAGTTAAAGGATGGCCTGATCAGCGACCAAAAAGAAATGGTTGAATTGAAGGAAGGAAGGCTGGGATTATCGAAGGAACTTTTCAAGGAAGATGCCCTGGTATTAAAGGGTATTCCGGATAACCAGATCATCCTTGGATCAAAAAAACATGCACACCAGTTGGTATTTGAATGGGAAGACTTTCCCTTCTTCGGGATCTGGGCCGCCCCCGATGCGCCTTTTGTATGCCTGGAACCCTGGTGTGGTATAGCAGACTCCGTACACCATAACCAGCAACTCACCGAAAAGGAAGGCATTAATGAACTGGCTCCCGGCAGCCTCTTCAGCCGGACCTGGGCGGTGAGCATCAGTTTTTAG
- a CDS encoding GNAT family N-acetyltransferase has translation MSLQFRPLQSNDIDALQHWYHYQLSDQSRSRFAPHSFDGFTIENICRNLGSDGCNRFVAIDPELNTIEGYLLLKEGYAANENHRLAANGHHYPQASVYSLAPALSEKWQSKGIAQNFLQWALTQVPQRKHIVLWGGVQDGNPAAIRFYQKLGFQHAGGFWWDGIWNWDMVWHTEQLQP, from the coding sequence ATGTCGCTTCAATTCCGTCCACTGCAATCCAATGATATCGATGCCTTGCAACACTGGTACCATTACCAGCTGAGTGACCAGTCGAGGTCGCGTTTTGCCCCCCACTCCTTCGATGGTTTTACCATAGAGAATATCTGCCGCAACCTGGGGAGTGATGGCTGCAACCGTTTTGTGGCCATAGACCCTGAACTGAACACCATCGAGGGGTACCTGCTGTTAAAAGAAGGCTATGCCGCCAACGAAAACCATCGACTGGCTGCTAACGGTCACCATTACCCGCAGGCATCTGTGTATTCCCTGGCACCGGCCCTATCAGAAAAATGGCAGAGCAAGGGAATAGCGCAAAACTTCCTGCAATGGGCATTAACGCAGGTACCACAGCGGAAGCATATTGTCCTTTGGGGAGGGGTGCAGGATGGAAACCCCGCAGCTATCCGCTTCTACCAAAAGCTCGGTTTCCAGCATGCCGGCGGCTTCTGGTGGGATGGCATCTGGAACTGGGATATGGTATGGCATACAGAGCAGTTACAACCCTAG
- a CDS encoding metallophosphoesterase, translating into MRRIFLAILGFVQTVLQFFLRKPITWLANKVSSAPKQESVNKALSELYHSIITEPGKQGPLIDFRPDEHPLIIFTDMHKGSRDGSDDFAVCEETYLTALDYYNNRNFYYINLGDSEELWENLLPSVLKYNKATFEMEKRFVDRNAYAKIYGNHDLFWGNDPLAPVVLKKMYGRSIKVYTGAVLRASLPNGYIDVLCTHGHQGDAQSDGNAFSKWFVSWIWGPLQSFLEINTNTPSCNNENKTLHNQFMYEWSAAQENVVLITGHTHQPVFNSLTHLERLYLQLEEARENRDEEKIRKVNAEIPKRRREYDHVNFSFRKMKPSYFNAGCCCFEDGTITGLEIAGGFIRLVKWSRKEGKPTRIVAEETHLLDLANRIMNHSATA; encoded by the coding sequence ATGAGAAGAATATTCCTCGCCATACTGGGTTTTGTGCAAACGGTCTTGCAGTTCTTTTTACGCAAACCCATTACCTGGCTGGCCAACAAGGTCTCCTCTGCCCCCAAACAGGAAAGCGTCAACAAAGCATTGTCGGAGCTCTACCACAGCATCATCACCGAACCCGGCAAGCAGGGACCACTGATCGATTTCCGGCCGGATGAACATCCCCTCATCATCTTCACCGATATGCACAAAGGCAGTCGCGACGGCTCTGATGATTTCGCGGTCTGTGAAGAGACCTACCTCACGGCACTCGACTATTACAACAACAGGAACTTCTACTATATCAATCTTGGCGACAGTGAAGAACTCTGGGAGAACCTGCTCCCTTCCGTCCTCAAATACAACAAAGCCACATTCGAAATGGAAAAACGCTTTGTTGACCGGAATGCCTATGCGAAGATCTACGGCAACCACGACCTCTTCTGGGGCAATGATCCGCTCGCGCCAGTCGTACTCAAAAAGATGTATGGCAGGAGCATCAAGGTCTATACCGGTGCCGTCCTCAGGGCCAGTTTACCCAATGGCTATATCGATGTATTGTGCACCCATGGCCACCAGGGCGATGCCCAGAGCGATGGCAACGCTTTCAGCAAATGGTTTGTCAGCTGGATATGGGGACCCTTGCAAAGTTTCCTGGAGATCAATACCAATACCCCTTCCTGCAACAATGAGAACAAGACCCTGCACAACCAGTTCATGTATGAGTGGAGCGCTGCCCAGGAAAATGTGGTATTGATCACCGGCCATACCCACCAGCCGGTCTTCAACTCGCTTACCCACCTCGAGCGCCTCTACCTGCAATTGGAAGAAGCCAGGGAAAACAGGGACGAGGAAAAGATCAGGAAGGTCAATGCAGAGATCCCCAAGCGCAGGCGGGAATATGACCATGTGAATTTTTCCTTCCGCAAAATGAAACCCAGTTATTTCAATGCCGGCTGTTGTTGTTTCGAAGACGGCACCATCACCGGCCTCGAGATCGCAGGGGGCTTTATCCGGCTGGTCAAATGGAGCAGGAAGGAAGGCAAGCCCACCAGGATCGTCGCCGAAGAGACCCACCTGTTGGACCTGGCCAACAGGATCATGAACCATTCCGCAACTGCCTGA